One segment of Salvelinus fontinalis isolate EN_2023a chromosome 12, ASM2944872v1, whole genome shotgun sequence DNA contains the following:
- the pdp2 gene encoding pyruvate dehydrogenase [acetyl-transferring]-phosphatase 2, mitochondrial: MSSHVCGRILVRAASSTLSPLSPQWPSLTQRARLSWGCSVSGARCRSGATMRFLSTRQDLDFHLSRVQISSILRANEQAVSIPEFDGRGLSAVRKFESNQLAANTPNEDRRSAATCLQTKGMLFGVFDGHGGWACAQAVSERLLYYVAVAMMSQKGLEELEHCMEQSRPVPPILQWYKNHGDYNYRESASLYVEHLRVFWQELLDSEEHGDGMSPPDALYYAFKRLDTDISLEAQVPHSSDLIRSTAIQVAFAGSTACVAHVGTEGIHVANAGDSRAVLGVQEEDGSWSALPLSQDHNAQNEAELERLRAQHPPSERDTVVTDNRLLGILMPLRSFGDVRFKWSLELQQSVLESLESGIELDFLNLYQYTPPNYLSPPYLDVAPQLTYHSLRPQDRFLILGSDGLWDEMSSEEAVRLVGEHLSGIHLQAPVSPTERQLNLGQMQELLWKRRALAMPTLDPNATTHLIRHALGTGQYGELCQEKLASMLALPEDLARMYRDDITATVVYLNSDLVRQHR; this comes from the exons ATGTCTAGCCATGTGTGTGGCCGCATCCTTGTGCGAGCTGCAAGCAGCAccctcagccctctctctccccag TGGCCCAGTCTGACCCAGCGAGCACGCCTCTCCTGGGGCTGCTCTGTGTCTGGTGCTAGGTGTAGGTCTGGGGCCACCATGCGCTTCCTCTCCACCCGTCAGGACCTGGACTTCCATCTGAGCCGTGTCCAGATCAGCAGCATCCTGCGAGCCAACGAGCAG GCTGTGAGCATCCCTGAGTTTGATGGCCGGGGTCTCAGTGCTGTGAGGAAGTTTGAAAGCAACCAGCTGGCAGCTAACACCCCCAACGAGGACCGCCGCAGCGCCGCCACCTgcctacag ACTAAGGGCATGCTGTTCGGGGTATTTGATGGTCATGGTGGCTGGGCGTGTGCCCAGGCGGTCAGTGAGCGTCTGCTGTACTACGTGGCGGTGGCCATGATGTCCCAGAAAGGACTGGAGGAGCTGGAACACTGCATGGAGCAGAGCAGGCCTGTCCCTCCCATCCTACAGTGGTACAAAAACCACGGAGACTACAACTACAGAGAGTCAGCCTCGCTCTACGTAGAACACCTCCGGGTCTTCTGGCAGGAGCTTCTGGACAGCGAGGAGCACGGCGACGGAATGag TCCTCCTGATGCTCTGTATTATGCCTTTAAGCGTCTGGACACAGACATCTCTCTGGAGGCCCAGGTCCCACACTCTAGTGACCTGATAAGGAGTACTGCCatacag GTGGCGTTTGCTGGCTCCACAGCCTGTGTTGCCCACGTGGGCACTGAGGGGATCCATGTGGCGAATGCAG GTGACAGCCGTGCAGTGCTGGGGGTGCAGGAGGAGGACGGGTCGTGGAGCGCCTTACCCCTGTCCCAGGACCACAACGCACAAAACGAGGCTGAGCTGGAGAGGCTTCGAGCCCAGCACCCCCCCTCGGAGAGGGACACGGTGGTCACTGACAACAGGCTGCTGGGG ATCCTGATGCCTCTGCGTTCGTTTGGAGACGTAAGGTTCAAGTGGAGCCTTGAGCTGCAGCAGAGTGTTCTAGAAAGCCTGGAGTCTGGAATAGAACTGGACTTCCTTAACCTCTACCAGTACACTCCGCCCAACTACCTGAGCCCGCCCTACCTGGACGTGGCGCCGCAGCTGACCTATCACAGCCTCCGACCGCAGGACCGCTTCCTGATCCTGGGCTCTGACGGGCTGTGGGACGAGATGAGCTCTGAGGAGGCGGTTCGGCTGGTGGGCGAACACCTGAGTGGGATTCATCTACAG GCTCCAGTCTCCCCCACTGAGAGACAGTTGAACCTGGGCCAGATGCAAGAGCTGCTGTGGAAACGCCGTGCCCTTGCCATGCCCACCCTGGACCCCAATGCTACCACACACCTCATCAGACATGCCCTGGGCACCGGGCAGTATGGAGAGCTCTGCCAGGAGAAACTGGCATCTATGTTGGCTCTGCCTGAGGACCTGGCACGCATGTACAGAGACGATATCACAGCTACTGTGGTTTATCTGAACTCTGACCTGGTCAGACAACACAGGTAA